One window of Trichoderma breve strain T069 chromosome 3, whole genome shotgun sequence genomic DNA carries:
- a CDS encoding transmembrane family protein, whose product MSSPEEPIDRPPAINYVLSFILVGLAWGLTTPFIRRAARTHKPAPHPLLDSPAIKQSWLRSRLYAAFFSVLDLLRNPRYAVPLVLNLTGSVWFFLLIGKAELSLTVPIVNAMAFLFTVVGEWLVEGKVISRETGIGMTLSLVGIGLCVQSKT is encoded by the exons ATGTCATCACCCGAAGAGCCCATCGACCGACCCCCCGCCATCAACTACGTCCTGagcttcatcctcgtcggcctcgccTGGGGCCTCACCACGCCCTTCATCCGCCGCGCCGCCCGCACCCACAAGCCCGCGCCTCACCCGCTGCTCGACTCCCCCGCCATCAAGCAGAGCTGGCTCCGCTCCAGGCTCTacgccgccttcttctcggtTCTCGATCTGCTGCGCAACCCGCGCTATGCCGTCCCGCTTGTTCTTAACCTCACCGGCAGCGTCTGGTTCTTTCTCCTCATTGGCAAGGCTG AGCTGAGCCTTACCGTCCCGATTGTGAATGCCATGGCCTTCCTCTTTACTGTTGTGGGCGAGTGGTTGGTCGAGGGTAAGGTAATTAGTAGAG aaaccggCATTGGCATGACACTATCCTTGGTGGGAATCGGATTGTGTGTTCAGAGCAAGACCTAA
- a CDS encoding tubulin/FtsZ family, GTPase domain-containing protein, with protein sequence MREIVHLQTGQCGNQVGSAFWQTISGEHGLDASGVYGGTSDQQLERLNVYFNEASGNKYVPRAVLVDLEPGTMDAVRSGPFGQLFRPDNFVFGQSGAGNNWAKGHYTEGAELVDQVLDVVRREAENCECLQGFQITHSLGGGTGSGMGTLLISKIREEFPDRMMATFSVVPSPKVSDTVVEPYNATLSMHQLVENSDETFCIDNEALYDICMRTLKLSNPSYGDLNHLVSAVMSGVSTSLRFPGQLNSDLRKLAVNMVPFPRLHFFMVGFAPLTSPGAHSFRAVSVPELTQQMLDPKNMMAASDFRNGRYLTCSTIFRGKVAMKEVEDQMRSIQNKNSTYFVEWIPNNIQTALCSIPPKGLKISSTFVGNSTAIQEIFRRVGEQFSAMFRRKAFLHWYTSEGMDEMEFTEAESNMNDLVSEYQQYQDATADDGEEYEEEVPMEEE encoded by the exons ATGCGTGAGATT GTTCACCTCCAGACCGGTCAGTGT GGTAATCAAGTTGGTTCTGCCTTCTG GCAGACCATCTCTGGCGAGCACGGCCTCGACGCCAGCGGTGTTTACGGTGGTACTTCCGACCAGCAGCTCGAGCGTCTGAACGTCTATTTCAACGAG GCTTCCGGCAACAAATATGTCCCCCGTGCCGTTCTCGTCGATCTCGAGCCCGGTACCATGGACGCCGTTCGCTCCGGCCCCTTTGGCCAGCTGTTCCGCCCCGACAACTTCGTTTTTGGCCAGTCCGGTGCTGGTAACAACTGGGCAAAGGGTCACTACACCGAGGGTGCTGAGCTGGTTGACCAGGTTCTTGATGTCGTTCGTCGCGAGGCTGAGAACTGTGAATGTCTTCAGGGTTTCCAAATTACACACTCCCTGGGTGGTGGTACCGGTTCCGGTATGGGTACCCTGCTGATCTCTAAGATCCGTGAGGAATTCCCCGATCGCATGATGGCCACATTTTCCGTCGTTCCTTCTCCTAAGGTCTCGGATACTGTTGTCGAGCCTTATAACGCCACCCTGTCTATGCACCAGTTGGTTGAGAACTCGGACGAGACCTTCTGTATCGATAACGAAGCCTTGTATGATATCTGCATGAGGACCCTGAAGCTGTCCAACCCCTCGTACGGCGACCTGAACCACCTGGTTTCTGCCGTCATGTCCGGTGTTTCCACCTCCCTCCGATTCCCTGGCCAGCTCAACTCCGACCTTCGCAAGCTCGCCGTCAACATGGTGCCGTTCCCTCGTCTGCACTTCTTCATGGTGGGCTTTGCGCCCCTTACCAGCCCTGGCGCGCATTCTTTCCGCGCTGTTTCCGTTCCCGAGTTGACCCAGCAGATGCTGGATCCTAAGAACATGATGGCTGCCTCTGACTTCCGCAATGGCCGTTACCTGACCTGCTCCACCATCTTCCGTGGAAAGGTTGCCATGAAGGAGGTCGAGGACCAGATGCGCAGCATCCAGAACAAGAACTCCACCTACTTCGTCGAGTGGATTCCCAACAACATCCAAACCGCTCTCTGCTCTATCCCCCCTAAGGGTCTCAAGATCTCCTCCACCTTTGTCGGCAACTCTACTGCTATCCAGGAGATCTTCCGCCGTGTTGGTGAGCAATTCAGTGCCATGTTCCGCCGCAAGGCCTTCTTGCATTGGTACACTAGCGAGGGtatggacgagatggagtTCACTGAGGCTGAGTCCAACATGAACGATCTTGTTTCCGAATACCAGCAGTACCAAGATGCTACCGCCGATGACGGCGAGGAGTATGAGGAGGAGGTTCccatggaggaggagtaA
- a CDS encoding WD domain, g-beta repeat domain-containing protein, which produces MSVILCTAGYDHTIRFWEALSGICSRTIQHPDSQVNRLCISPDKRFLAAAGHHTVKLYDIKSTNPNPLLTFEGHTGNITGVAFHCEGKWMVTSSEDGTVKIWETRTGSIQRSYNHGCPANDVVIHPNQGEIISCDRSGSVRIWDLAENTCAHELIPEEDVSVSSVTVASDGTLLCAANTAGNVFVWHLRQNYDQTELLPVTHFSAHKEYITRILLSPDVKKLATCSADHTAKIWEIKDVKPQANGKSDEARPLPLEATLTGHQRWVWDCAFSADSAYLVTACSDHYARLWELHSQQIIRQYNGHHRGAVCVALNDYSETR; this is translated from the exons ATGTCCGTGATTTTGTGCACAG CGGGTTACGACCACACAATCAG ATTCTGGGAGGCGCTATCGGGGATTTGCTCGCGAACGATCCAGCACCCAGACTCACAGGTGAACCGCCTGTGTATCTCCCCCGACAAGAGGTTTCTAGCAGCAGCCGGCCACCACACAGTCAAGCTTTACGATATCAAGTCGACAAATCCCAATCCGCTACTTACGTTTGAGGGACATACGGGAAACATCACGGGAGTGGCATTCCACTGCGAGGGCAAATGGATGGTGACAAGCTCCGAGGACGGCACCGTCAAGATTTGGGAAACGCGGACGGGGTCGATCCAGAGAAGCTACAATCATGGATGCCCAGCCAACGATGTGGTCATTCATCCGAATCAGGGCGAAATCATAAGCTGCGACAGATCGGGCAGCGTAAGGATCTGGGATCTGGCCGAGAACACTTGCGCGCACGAGCTCATCCCCGAAGAAGACGTGTCGGTATCAAGCGTGACAGTTGCTAGTGACGGGACGCTATTGTGCGCCGCAAACACGGCA GGCAATGTGTTTGTGTGGCATCTCCGCCAAAACTATGATCAGACGGAGCTACTCCCAGTAACGCATTTTAGCGCTCACAAGGAGTACATTACGCGaatccttctctctcccgaCGTAAAGAAGCTGGCAACGTGCAGCGCAGACCACACGGCCAAGATCTGGGAGATCAAGGATGTCAAGCCGCAGGCCAACGGCAAATCTGACGAGGCCAGGCCACTTCCCCTAGAGGCTACCCTCACGGGCCATCAGCGATGGGTCTGGGATTGTGCGTTTAGTGCAGACTCGGCGTATTTGGTGACGGCGTGCTCAGACCATTATGCACGACTATGGGAACTGCACAGCCAGCAAATCATACGCCAGTACAATGGCCATCACAGAGGAGCTGTCTGCGTGGCGCTCAACGACTATTCAGAGACACGTTAG